The Rhinopithecus roxellana isolate Shanxi Qingling chromosome 14, ASM756505v1, whole genome shotgun sequence genome includes a window with the following:
- the DLX2 gene encoding homeobox protein DLX-2 — translation MTGVFDSLVADMHSTQIAASSTYHQHQQPPSGGGAGPGGNNSSSSSLHKPQESPTLPVSTATDSSYYTNQQHPAGGGGGGGSPFAHMGSYQYQASGLNNVPYSAKSSYDLGYTAAYTSYAPYGTSSSPANNEPEKEDLEPEIRIVNGKPKKVRKPRTIYSSFQLAALQRRFQKTQYLALPERAELAASLGLTQTQVKIWFQNRRSKFKKMWKSGEIPSEQHPGASASPPCASPPISAPASWDFAAPQRMAGGGGPGSGGSGAGSSGSSPSSAASAFLGNYPWYHQASGSASHLQATAPLLHPTQTPQPHHHHHHHGGGGAPVSAGTIF, via the exons ATGACTGGAGTCTTTGACAGTCTAGTGGCTGATATGCACTCGACCCAGATCGCCGCCTCCAGCACGtaccaccagcaccagcagcccCCGAGCGGCGGCGGCGCCGGCCCGGGtggcaacaacagcagcagcagcagcctccaCAAGCCCCAGGAGTCGCCCACCCTTCCGGTGTCCACCGCCACCGACAGCAGCTACTACACCAACCAGCAGCacccggcgggcggcggcggcggcggaggctCGCCCTTCGCGCACATGGGTTCCTACCAGTACCAAGCCAGCGGTCTCAACAATGTCCCTTACTCCGCCAAGAGCAGCTACGACCTGGGCTACACCGCCGCCTACACCTCCTACGCTCCCTATGGAACCAGTTCGTCCCCAGCCAACAACGAGCCTG AGAAGGAGGATCTTGAGCCTGAAATCCGGATAGTGAACGGGAAGCCAAAGAAAGTTCGGAAACCCCGCACCATCTACTCCAGTTTCCAGCTGGCGGCTCTTCAGCGGCGTTTCCAAAAGACTCAATACCTGGCCTTGCCGGAGCGAGCCGAGCTGGCGGCATCTCTGGGCCTCACCCAGACTCAG GTTAAAATCTGGTTCCAGAACCGCCGGTCCAAGTTCAAGAAGATGTGGAAAAGTGGTGAGATTCCCTCGGAGCAGCACCCTGGGGCCAGCGCTTCTCCACCTTGTGCTTCGCCGCCAATCTCGGCGCCCGCCTCCTGGGACTTCGCTGCGCCGCAGCGGATGGCGGGCGGCGGCGGTCCGGGCAGTGGCGGCAGCGGCGCCGGCAGCTCAGGCTCCAGCCCGAGCAGCGCGGCCTCGGCTTTTCTGGGCAACTACCCATGGTACCACCAGGCCTCGGGATCCGCCTCACACCTGCAGGCCACGGCGCCGCTGCTGCACCCCACTCAGACCCCGCAGccgcatcaccaccaccaccatcacggCGGCGGGGGCGCCCCGGTGAGCGCGGGGACGATTTTCTAA
- the DLX1 gene encoding homeobox protein DLX-1 isoform X1 — MTMTTMPESLNSPVSGKAVFMEFGPPNQQMSPSPMSHGHYSMHCLHSAGHSQPDGAYSSASSFSRPLGYPYVNSVSSHASSPYISSVQSYPGSASLAQSRLEDPGADSEKSTVVEGGEVRFNGKGKKIRKPRTIYSSLQLQALNRRFQQTQYLALPERAELAASLGLTQTQVKIWFQNKRSKFKKLMKQGGAALEGSALANGRALSAGSPPVPPGWNPNSSSGKGSGGNAGSYIPSYTSWYPSAHQEAMQQPQLM, encoded by the exons ATGACCATGACCACCATGCCAGAAAGTCTCAACAGCCCCGTGTCGGGCAAGGCGGTGTTTATGGAGTTTGGGCCGCCCAACCAGCAAATGTCTCCTTCTCCCATGTCCCACGGGCACTACTCCATGCACTGTTTACACTCGGCGGGCCATTCGCAGCCCGACGGCGCCTACAGCTCAGCCTCGTCCTTCTCCCGACCGCTGGGCTACCCCTACGTCAACTCGGTCAGCAGCCACGCTTCCAGCCCCTACATCAGTTCGGTGCAGTCCTACCCGGGCAGCGCCAGCCTCGCCCAGAGCCGCCTGGAGGACCCAG GGGCGGACTCGGAGAAGAGCACGGTGGTGGAAGGCGGTGAAGTGCGCTTCAATGGCAAGGGAAAAAAGATCCGTAAACCCAGGACGATTTATTCCAGTTTGCAGTTGCAGGCTTTGAACCGGAGGTTCCAGCAAACTCAGTACCTAGCTCTGCCGGAGAGGGCGGAGCTCGCGGCCTCTTTGGGACTCACACAGACTCAG GTCAAGATCTGGTTCCAAAACAAGCGATCCAAGTTCAAGAAGCTgatgaagcagggtggggcggcTCTAGAGGGTAGTGCGTTGGCCAACGGCCGGGCCCTGTCTGCTGGCTCCCCACCCGTGCCGCCCGGCTGGAACCCTAACTCTTCATCCGGGAAGGGCTCAGGCGGAAACGCGGGCTCCTATATCCCCAGCTACACATCGTGGTACCCTTCAGCGCACCAAGAAGCTATGCAGCAACCCCAACTTATGTGA
- the DLX1 gene encoding homeobox protein DLX-1 isoform X2, whose product MTMTTMPESLNSPVSGKAVFMEFGPPNQQMSPSPMSHGHYSMHCLHSAGHSQPDGAYSSASSFSRPLGYPYVNSVSSHASSPYISSVQSYPGSASLAQSRLEDPGQDLVPKQAIQVQEADEAGWGGSRG is encoded by the exons ATGACCATGACCACCATGCCAGAAAGTCTCAACAGCCCCGTGTCGGGCAAGGCGGTGTTTATGGAGTTTGGGCCGCCCAACCAGCAAATGTCTCCTTCTCCCATGTCCCACGGGCACTACTCCATGCACTGTTTACACTCGGCGGGCCATTCGCAGCCCGACGGCGCCTACAGCTCAGCCTCGTCCTTCTCCCGACCGCTGGGCTACCCCTACGTCAACTCGGTCAGCAGCCACGCTTCCAGCCCCTACATCAGTTCGGTGCAGTCCTACCCGGGCAGCGCCAGCCTCGCCCAGAGCCGCCTGGAGGACCCAG GTCAAGATCTGGTTCCAAAACAAGCGATCCAAGTTCAAGAAGCTgatgaagcagggtggggcggcTCTAGAGGGTAG